One Actinoplanes missouriensis 431 DNA segment encodes these proteins:
- a CDS encoding SCO6880 family protein, which yields MTTTTAPRTYGNFKPARRRLIGGMGPLGVAVAAAFAMLTLFTLSVIGFQAAIVVAVFGVVVVVPLMVRWGGRTIAERVARRALVGLGRLGRQHVYRAGVVSRIPGRTRLPGLLHDSQVVEVETGRADYPRVGIVILPRVKHFSVSLRCDTSGTDLVDSETIDTWVARTGGWLRSLSEEPGLIQAQVTVETAPDPGTRLAAAVSAQVTDAAPDLARSVLEQVVSEYPRAAPQVDTRVTLTWALPKPRRPRSGGPRRAMTPDEMCVRIASRLPGLMEMLRGTGAGDTRPMAPEELAAVCRSAYDPAAASLLSTDSAEAVAWVDAGPVAAHEEWDHYRHDSGVSMSWGLAEAPRGIIHATVLPRLMAATPGLLRKRVTMVWHPMTPEQAANAVDMDVRDARFRAAQKARPGARELADIASANAVAAAEAEGEGQIRFSLMVTATVGSVDELDAAEDTVRQLSASTRLRLRPQYGSQAAAFAAGLPVGVVLSRHAHIPS from the coding sequence ATGACGACGACGACGGCGCCGCGTACCTACGGCAACTTCAAGCCGGCCCGGCGGCGCCTGATCGGCGGGATGGGACCGCTCGGGGTCGCGGTGGCGGCCGCGTTCGCGATGCTCACCCTCTTCACCCTGTCAGTGATCGGATTCCAGGCGGCGATCGTGGTCGCCGTGTTCGGCGTCGTGGTCGTGGTGCCGCTGATGGTCCGCTGGGGCGGCCGCACGATCGCCGAGCGGGTCGCCCGGCGCGCGCTCGTCGGCCTGGGCCGCCTCGGCCGTCAGCACGTCTACCGGGCCGGGGTGGTCTCCCGCATCCCCGGCCGGACCCGGCTGCCCGGACTGCTGCACGACTCCCAGGTCGTGGAGGTCGAGACCGGCCGGGCCGACTACCCGCGCGTCGGGATCGTCATCCTGCCCCGCGTCAAGCACTTCTCCGTGAGCCTGCGCTGCGACACCTCCGGCACCGACCTGGTGGACTCCGAGACGATCGACACCTGGGTCGCCCGGACCGGAGGCTGGCTGCGATCGCTGAGTGAGGAGCCGGGACTGATCCAGGCCCAGGTGACCGTCGAGACCGCGCCCGACCCCGGCACCCGGCTGGCGGCGGCGGTCTCGGCACAGGTCACCGACGCGGCGCCGGACCTGGCCCGTTCGGTGCTCGAGCAGGTCGTCTCCGAGTACCCGCGGGCCGCACCCCAGGTCGACACCCGGGTCACCCTCACCTGGGCGCTGCCCAAGCCGCGGCGCCCCCGATCCGGAGGCCCCCGTCGTGCCATGACCCCGGACGAGATGTGCGTGCGGATCGCCTCCCGGCTGCCCGGGCTGATGGAGATGCTGCGGGGCACCGGCGCCGGCGACACCAGGCCGATGGCTCCGGAGGAACTGGCGGCGGTCTGCCGGTCGGCCTACGACCCGGCCGCCGCATCGCTGCTGTCGACGGACTCCGCCGAAGCGGTGGCCTGGGTGGACGCCGGCCCGGTCGCCGCGCACGAGGAGTGGGACCACTACCGGCACGACTCCGGGGTGTCGATGTCGTGGGGCCTGGCCGAGGCGCCGCGCGGCATCATCCACGCCACCGTGCTGCCCCGCCTGATGGCGGCCACGCCGGGCCTGCTGCGCAAGCGGGTGACCATGGTCTGGCACCCGATGACGCCGGAGCAGGCCGCGAACGCCGTCGACATGGACGTGCGCGACGCCCGGTTCCGGGCCGCTCAGAAGGCCCGGCCCGGCGCCCGCGAGCTGGCCGACATCGCCTCGGCCAACGCCGTGGCGGCGGCCGAGGCGGAGGGCGAGGGGCAGATCAGGTTCAGTCTGATGGTCACCGCGACCGTGGGCAGCGTCGACGAGCTCGACGCCGCCGAGGACACCGTGCGGCAGCTGTCGGCCTCCACCCGCCTGCGGCTGCGGCCGCAGTACGGCAGCCAGGCCGCGGCCTTCGCCGCCGGCCTGCCCGTCGGGGTGGTTCTGAGCCGGCACGCACACATCCCGAGCTGA